One segment of Dama dama isolate Ldn47 chromosome 15, ASM3311817v1, whole genome shotgun sequence DNA contains the following:
- the PRXL2A gene encoding peroxiredoxin-like 2A isoform X3, giving the protein MDPSFFSMGMWSIGAGAIGAAALALFLANTDMFLAKPQKAALEYLEDIDLKTLEKDAVTFKAKALWEKNGAVIMAVRRPGCFLCREEAADLSSLKSRLDELDVPLYAVVKEHIKNEVKDFQPYFKGEIFLDEEKKFYGPQRRKMVFMGFVRLGVWRNFFRAWNGGFSGNLEGEGFILGGVFVMGPGKQGILLEHREKEFGDKVNLTSVLEAARKIKPQTSASVEK; this is encoded by the exons ATG GATCCCAGTTTCTTCAGCATGGGAATGTGGTCCATTGGTGCGGGGGCCATTGGAGCTGCTGCCTTGGCACTGTTCCTGGCCAACACAGACATGTTTCTGGCCAAGCCCCAGAAAGCAGCATTGGAGTATCTGGAGGACATAGACCTGAAAACACTGGAGAAGG aTGCAGTAACTTTTAAAGCGAAGGCACTCTGGGAGAAGAATGGAGCTGTGATTATGGCTGTGCGGAGGCCAGGCTGCTTCCTCTGTCGGGAG GAGGCTGCAGATTTGTCCTCCCTGAAGTCCAGGTTGGACGAGCTGGACGTCCCCCTCTATGCAGTGGTAAAGGAGCACATCAAGAATGAAGTTAAGGACTTCCAGCCTTATTTCAAAGGAGAAATCTTCCTGGATGAAGAG AAAAAGTTCTATGGCCCACAGAGACGGAAGATGGTGTTCATGGGATTTGTCCGTCTGGGCGTTTGGCGAAATTTCTTCCGGGCCTGGAATGGAGGCTTTTCTGGAAACCTTGAAGGCGAGGGCTTCATCCTTGGGGGAGTCTTTGTGATGGGACCAGGAAAGCAG GGCATTCTTCTCGAGCACCGAGAAAAAGAATTTGGAGACAAAGTAAACCTGACTTCTGTTCTGGAAGCTGCTAGGAAGATCAAACCACAGACTTCAGCCTCAGTGGAAAAATGA
- the PRXL2A gene encoding peroxiredoxin-like 2A isoform X1, producing MVDEMSFLQDPSFFSMGMWSIGAGAIGAAALALFLANTDMFLAKPQKAALEYLEDIDLKTLEKDAVTFKAKALWEKNGAVIMAVRRPGCFLCREEAADLSSLKSRLDELDVPLYAVVKEHIKNEVKDFQPYFKGEIFLDEEKKFYGPQRRKMVFMGFVRLGVWRNFFRAWNGGFSGNLEGEGFILGGVFVMGPGKQGILLEHREKEFGDKVNLTSVLEAARKIKPQTSASVEK from the exons ATGGTGGATG AAATGTCTTTCCTCCAGGATCCCAGTTTCTTCAGCATGGGAATGTGGTCCATTGGTGCGGGGGCCATTGGAGCTGCTGCCTTGGCACTGTTCCTGGCCAACACAGACATGTTTCTGGCCAAGCCCCAGAAAGCAGCATTGGAGTATCTGGAGGACATAGACCTGAAAACACTGGAGAAGG aTGCAGTAACTTTTAAAGCGAAGGCACTCTGGGAGAAGAATGGAGCTGTGATTATGGCTGTGCGGAGGCCAGGCTGCTTCCTCTGTCGGGAG GAGGCTGCAGATTTGTCCTCCCTGAAGTCCAGGTTGGACGAGCTGGACGTCCCCCTCTATGCAGTGGTAAAGGAGCACATCAAGAATGAAGTTAAGGACTTCCAGCCTTATTTCAAAGGAGAAATCTTCCTGGATGAAGAG AAAAAGTTCTATGGCCCACAGAGACGGAAGATGGTGTTCATGGGATTTGTCCGTCTGGGCGTTTGGCGAAATTTCTTCCGGGCCTGGAATGGAGGCTTTTCTGGAAACCTTGAAGGCGAGGGCTTCATCCTTGGGGGAGTCTTTGTGATGGGACCAGGAAAGCAG GGCATTCTTCTCGAGCACCGAGAAAAAGAATTTGGAGACAAAGTAAACCTGACTTCTGTTCTGGAAGCTGCTAGGAAGATCAAACCACAGACTTCAGCCTCAGTGGAAAAATGA
- the PRXL2A gene encoding peroxiredoxin-like 2A isoform X4 produces MGMWSIGAGAIGAAALALFLANTDMFLAKPQKAALEYLEDIDLKTLEKDAVTFKAKALWEKNGAVIMAVRRPGCFLCREEAADLSSLKSRLDELDVPLYAVVKEHIKNEVKDFQPYFKGEIFLDEEKKFYGPQRRKMVFMGFVRLGVWRNFFRAWNGGFSGNLEGEGFILGGVFVMGPGKQGILLEHREKEFGDKVNLTSVLEAARKIKPQTSASVEK; encoded by the exons ATGGGAATGTGGTCCATTGGTGCGGGGGCCATTGGAGCTGCTGCCTTGGCACTGTTCCTGGCCAACACAGACATGTTTCTGGCCAAGCCCCAGAAAGCAGCATTGGAGTATCTGGAGGACATAGACCTGAAAACACTGGAGAAGG aTGCAGTAACTTTTAAAGCGAAGGCACTCTGGGAGAAGAATGGAGCTGTGATTATGGCTGTGCGGAGGCCAGGCTGCTTCCTCTGTCGGGAG GAGGCTGCAGATTTGTCCTCCCTGAAGTCCAGGTTGGACGAGCTGGACGTCCCCCTCTATGCAGTGGTAAAGGAGCACATCAAGAATGAAGTTAAGGACTTCCAGCCTTATTTCAAAGGAGAAATCTTCCTGGATGAAGAG AAAAAGTTCTATGGCCCACAGAGACGGAAGATGGTGTTCATGGGATTTGTCCGTCTGGGCGTTTGGCGAAATTTCTTCCGGGCCTGGAATGGAGGCTTTTCTGGAAACCTTGAAGGCGAGGGCTTCATCCTTGGGGGAGTCTTTGTGATGGGACCAGGAAAGCAG GGCATTCTTCTCGAGCACCGAGAAAAAGAATTTGGAGACAAAGTAAACCTGACTTCTGTTCTGGAAGCTGCTAGGAAGATCAAACCACAGACTTCAGCCTCAGTGGAAAAATGA
- the PRXL2A gene encoding peroxiredoxin-like 2A isoform X2, translating to MSFLQDPSFFSMGMWSIGAGAIGAAALALFLANTDMFLAKPQKAALEYLEDIDLKTLEKDAVTFKAKALWEKNGAVIMAVRRPGCFLCREEAADLSSLKSRLDELDVPLYAVVKEHIKNEVKDFQPYFKGEIFLDEEKKFYGPQRRKMVFMGFVRLGVWRNFFRAWNGGFSGNLEGEGFILGGVFVMGPGKQGILLEHREKEFGDKVNLTSVLEAARKIKPQTSASVEK from the exons ATGTCTTTCCTCCAGGATCCCAGTTTCTTCAGCATGGGAATGTGGTCCATTGGTGCGGGGGCCATTGGAGCTGCTGCCTTGGCACTGTTCCTGGCCAACACAGACATGTTTCTGGCCAAGCCCCAGAAAGCAGCATTGGAGTATCTGGAGGACATAGACCTGAAAACACTGGAGAAGG aTGCAGTAACTTTTAAAGCGAAGGCACTCTGGGAGAAGAATGGAGCTGTGATTATGGCTGTGCGGAGGCCAGGCTGCTTCCTCTGTCGGGAG GAGGCTGCAGATTTGTCCTCCCTGAAGTCCAGGTTGGACGAGCTGGACGTCCCCCTCTATGCAGTGGTAAAGGAGCACATCAAGAATGAAGTTAAGGACTTCCAGCCTTATTTCAAAGGAGAAATCTTCCTGGATGAAGAG AAAAAGTTCTATGGCCCACAGAGACGGAAGATGGTGTTCATGGGATTTGTCCGTCTGGGCGTTTGGCGAAATTTCTTCCGGGCCTGGAATGGAGGCTTTTCTGGAAACCTTGAAGGCGAGGGCTTCATCCTTGGGGGAGTCTTTGTGATGGGACCAGGAAAGCAG GGCATTCTTCTCGAGCACCGAGAAAAAGAATTTGGAGACAAAGTAAACCTGACTTCTGTTCTGGAAGCTGCTAGGAAGATCAAACCACAGACTTCAGCCTCAGTGGAAAAATGA